TGCTTAACCCCACTACTAAGGTCTTGAGGGCAATGGCGATTTTAACGGCCGTTTGATTATCCGATGTGAACGGATGTTCAGCAAAAGACTGGGCAATTTTAGATGAAAGTTTAGCTAGAGGGAAAGCCATGGTTCCAGCCATAACAGCGCCGGTCATGGTTCGCCAAATGCTGGGAGGATTAGGCTTATTTGTGGATGGTGACTCAGACATGGGCAAACTTTTTCAGCGGATGATGGCAGGGGAATAATTTCACTATAGTAAAGCGTTGGAGATTTTTTGAGTCAATGGCTTAGATCAATCGCGAAGACTCCTAAGGCATTCACTTCTTTCGTTCTCCTTAACCGTTATTAACTGTTACCTGACTGTTCTTATGAGTGAAACGATTGAAAACCTAGTGGTCATTGGCTCAGGGCCAGCTGGGTATACTGCGGCCATCTACGCGGCCCGAGCGAACCTAAAGCCATTTGTGTTTGCGGGGTATCAGGCTGGAGGACTTCCGGGCGGACAGCTGATGACCACCACAGAAGTGGAGAATTTCCCGGGCTTTCCCGATGGGATTACAGGACCGCAGCTGATGGATCGGATGAAGCTACAGGCTCTACGCTGGGGAAGCGAGATTGTCACCGAAGATGTAACGTCTGTTGACTTTCAGCA
The Acaryochloris marina S15 genome window above contains:
- a CDS encoding DUF3082 domain-containing protein codes for the protein MAFPLAKLSSKIAQSFAEHPFTSDNQTAVKIAIALKTLVVGLSTLATGIFCMAALGLSALSVQILWQNLTSSPTPPESDPVDQPE